The proteins below are encoded in one region of Hordeum vulgare subsp. vulgare chromosome 3H, MorexV3_pseudomolecules_assembly, whole genome shotgun sequence:
- the LOC123440954 gene encoding uncharacterized protein LOC123440954, producing the protein MDRKVCIPLVILALAVLAGPGTKAAALAGGTATIHAGSAMRQLMSASLPSSMKLEDGVAPELAVNQEVHVHRRVLGEISVQGVQDGAQPACGKTGCPAKGQPYTGHGCTTINRCRTGTK; encoded by the coding sequence ATGGACAGGAAGGTGTGCATCCCTCTCGTAATCCTCGCGTTAGCTGTGCTCGCTGGCCCGGGCACCAAGGCGGCGGCGCTCGCCGGCGGCACTGCCACCATCCACGCGGGGTCGGCGATGCGACAGCTGATGTCAGCGTCGCTGCCGTCGTCCATGAAGCTGGAAGACGGCGTGGCGCCGGAGCTCGCGGTGAACCAGGAGGTGCACGTGCACCGCCGCGTCCTTGGTGAAATCAGCGTGCAAGGCGTGCAGGATGGCGCCCAGCCAGCTTGCGGCAAGACGGGTTGTCCAGCGAAGGGACAGCCGTACACCGGCCATGGATGCACAACCATTAACCGATGTCGCACAGGCACAAAGTGA